A window of Cryptomeria japonica chromosome 3, Sugi_1.0, whole genome shotgun sequence contains these coding sequences:
- the LOC131046560 gene encoding probable choline kinase 2 has protein sequence MASVECMNLMEYVEWTLPREAESLLHALALNWGDVVDAKQLEINPLKGAMTNEVFECIWKTRKGKKPRKAIVRIYGEGVDLFFNREDEIKTFECMSRLGQGPRLLGRFPSGRIEEFLHARTLSAADLRNPEIAARIAAKLREFHELDVPGSREPVLWKRLRAWLRTAKDLCPKSEAVEFQLDCMEEEVNNLEKFISRKDQRIGFCHNDLQYGNIMIDQEDTSVTIIDYEYASYNPVAFDLANHFCEMAANYHTDTPHLLDYSKYPGFEERQRFVRAYLSSYGEEVNDSEVEQLLEDAEMYVLANHILWGLWGIISDHVNDIDFDYIDYARQRFQQYNLLKCLQFNV, from the exons ATGGCCTCTGTAGAATGCATGAATCTTATGGAGTATGTTGAGTGGACTTTGCCTAGAGAAGCTGAGAGCCTTTTGCATGCATTGGCTTTGAACTGGGGGGATGTTGTGGATGCAAAGCAGTTGGAAATTAATCCTCTTAAGGGAGCCATGACTAATGAGGTGTTTGAGTGCATTTGGAAGACCAGAAAGGGGAAGAAGCCCAGGAAGGCTATTGTGAGAATTTACGGGGAGGGAGTGGATTTGTTTTTTAACAGGGAGGATGAGATTAAAACTTTTGAGTGCATGTCCAGGCTTGGACAGGGGCCCAGACTTCTGGGTCGTTTTCCTAGTGGAAGAATTGAGGAGTTTCTGCATGCAAGG ACACTGTCAGCAGCTGATCTAAGAAATCCTGAAATAGCAGCTCGAATTGCAGCAAAGTTGAGGGAATTTCATGAACTTGATGTACCAGGCTCTCGAGAACCAGTGCTCTGGAAGCGCCTCAG GGCCTGGCTTAGGACAGCGAAAGATTTGTGCCCCAAAAGTGAGGCGGTTGAATTCCAACTTGATTGCATGGAAGAGGAGGTAAATAATCTGGAGAAGTttatatcaaggaaggatcagcGAATTGGGTTTTGCCACAATGACTTACAGTATGGCAACATAATGATTGATCAAGAAGACACATCTGTGACTATAATT GATTATGAATATGCAAGCTATAATCCAGTGGCGTTTGACTTAGCTAACCATTTCTGTGAGATGGCTGCCAATTACCATACTGACACTCCTCATTTACTGGACTATAGCAAGTACCCAG GTTTTGAAGAGCGTCAAAGATTTGTGAGGGCGTATTTAAGTTCATATG GTGAAGAAGTGAATGACTCTGAAGTCGAACAGCTTTTGGAAGATGCTGAGATGTATGTTCTTGCAAATCATATTTTATGGGGCCTTTGGGGTATAATTTCG GATCATGTGAATGACATTGATTTTGATTATATAGATTATGCAAGACAGAGGTTTCAGCAATACAATTTATTGAAGTGTTTGCAATTCAATGTTTGA